A genomic region of Limimonas halophila contains the following coding sequences:
- a CDS encoding sensor histidine kinase, which yields MAAKLGVVVAVFVAVPLLLYQQFHAADQERRQLLLESLENQGRIVGESLRPSLQDYDGETLQGIADRLQRMAGTHGLKIKLLLRPDDNGSGDGFYYIASAPRVSTGYLKKERAELADTGVLRDVQSTCGGNRPLDVAYTNPAGKSEVLTSITPVRTEAGCWAVITSYGAGAPVAEALEQPYWQTPEVRIALAIYVVMAVLVLALMTGVYRSLRRFVHAARRIRRGGLAEGGPRFQAINRVPELDGVAAEFDRMVTTLNNAAHAMRRAAEDNTHAFKTPIATIAQAVEPLKRSVGDDQPRARRAVDLIERSVTRLDTLVAASRKLDEATAELMEAPRERIDLAALVTRLTDAYAETAADHGMHVERELQHGIHVAGSADMLESVLENLLDNGMDFSPRGGTLHVRLTGERRTAEISVADEGPGVDADRREQIFDRYVSTRVDADAEAAGDHHFGIGLWLVRRNVEALGGSVHAEANDPHGLKIRIRIPRVG from the coding sequence GTGGCGGCCAAACTGGGCGTCGTGGTGGCGGTGTTCGTCGCCGTTCCGCTCCTGCTTTACCAGCAGTTCCACGCCGCCGACCAGGAGCGCCGCCAGCTCCTGCTCGAAAGCCTGGAGAACCAGGGGCGCATCGTCGGGGAATCGCTGCGGCCCAGCCTGCAGGACTACGACGGCGAAACCCTCCAGGGCATCGCCGACCGCCTGCAGCGCATGGCGGGCACGCACGGCCTCAAGATCAAGCTGCTGCTGCGCCCCGACGACAACGGCTCGGGCGACGGCTTCTACTACATCGCCTCGGCCCCGCGCGTCTCCACGGGCTACCTGAAGAAGGAACGCGCCGAGCTGGCGGACACCGGCGTCCTTCGCGACGTTCAGTCGACGTGCGGCGGCAACCGGCCGCTGGACGTGGCCTACACCAACCCCGCCGGCAAGTCGGAAGTGCTGACCTCGATCACGCCGGTGCGCACGGAAGCCGGGTGCTGGGCCGTCATCACCTCCTATGGCGCCGGCGCGCCCGTGGCCGAGGCGCTGGAGCAACCCTACTGGCAAACGCCCGAGGTGCGCATCGCCCTGGCGATCTACGTGGTGATGGCGGTGCTGGTGCTGGCGCTGATGACGGGGGTTTACCGCAGCCTGCGCCGTTTCGTGCACGCGGCCCGGCGCATTCGGCGCGGCGGGCTGGCCGAGGGCGGCCCGCGCTTCCAGGCCATCAACCGCGTGCCCGAGTTGGACGGCGTTGCAGCCGAGTTCGATCGGATGGTGACGACCCTCAACAACGCCGCCCACGCCATGCGCCGGGCGGCCGAGGACAACACCCACGCCTTCAAGACGCCCATCGCCACGATCGCCCAGGCCGTGGAGCCGCTGAAGCGGAGCGTGGGCGACGATCAGCCGCGCGCCCGCCGCGCCGTGGACCTGATCGAGCGGTCAGTGACGCGTCTGGACACCCTGGTCGCGGCCTCGCGCAAGCTGGATGAAGCCACCGCCGAGCTGATGGAGGCGCCGCGCGAGCGCATCGACCTGGCCGCGCTGGTGACGCGGCTGACGGACGCCTACGCGGAGACGGCCGCCGACCACGGCATGCATGTCGAGCGCGAGCTGCAGCACGGCATCCACGTGGCGGGCTCCGCCGACATGCTGGAAAGCGTGCTGGAGAACCTGCTGGACAACGGGATGGACTTTTCGCCGCGGGGCGGCACCCTACACGTCCGGCTCACCGGGGAGCGGCGCACCGCGGAAATCAGCGTTGCCGACGAGGGGCCGGGCGTGGACGCCGACCGGCGGGAACAGATCTTCGACCGCTACGTCTCGACACGCGTGGACGCCGATGCCGAGGCGGCGGGCGACCACCACTTCGGCATCGGGCTGTGGCTGGTGCGCCGCAACGTCGAAGCGCTGGGCGGCAGCGTGCACGCCGAAGCCAACGATCCCCACGGTCTGAAGATCCGCATCCGCATTCCGCGCGTGGGCTGA
- a CDS encoding alpha/beta hydrolase — protein MSRADIPPMTAPRRAIGLALALVLAGALSGCAPGRAVEAGQVLYGLASGPPDPDRVERRVKTPTVDGRQRTMDVYRPAERQARAALVLVPGVAPEGRRDPRLVAFAERLALARFAVVVPEIAKLRALRVSAADSEPIADALRYAATAEHASGKAGLVAISYGVAPAVIAALKPGTRDRVAFLVSIGGYLDAEAVITFFTTGRYRKPGDAAWRDGTPHPYGKWVFVRSNAARLDDPADRELLTRMAERKLADPKAPIDDLVADLGPAGRSVYRLLTNRDPARVPRLIAALPAPIRREIAALDLSRRELSALDAPVYLVHGRDDRIIPHTESIALKAALPANRAELYLVDDLAHVDLGSPGPDDGLALVSLIYNVLGERDRLASRDREDTGRDTAKTPAVEGR, from the coding sequence GTGTCCCGCGCCGACATCCCGCCGATGACGGCACCGCGTCGTGCGATCGGGTTGGCGCTTGCGCTGGTGCTCGCGGGGGCGCTGTCCGGGTGCGCGCCGGGGCGCGCGGTCGAGGCCGGGCAAGTCCTCTATGGGCTGGCATCGGGGCCGCCGGACCCGGATCGCGTGGAGCGGCGGGTGAAGACGCCGACGGTGGACGGCCGGCAGCGGACGATGGATGTCTACCGGCCGGCCGAGCGGCAGGCGCGCGCCGCCCTGGTGCTGGTGCCCGGCGTGGCGCCGGAGGGGCGCCGGGATCCGCGCCTCGTCGCCTTCGCCGAGCGCCTGGCCCTGGCGCGGTTTGCCGTCGTCGTGCCGGAAATCGCCAAGCTGCGGGCGTTGCGGGTCTCCGCGGCCGACAGCGAGCCGATCGCGGATGCGCTGAGGTATGCGGCGACGGCCGAGCATGCGTCGGGCAAGGCGGGCCTGGTTGCGATTTCCTACGGCGTCGCACCCGCCGTTATCGCGGCGCTGAAGCCGGGCACGCGGGACCGTGTGGCCTTCCTGGTGTCGATCGGCGGCTACCTCGATGCCGAGGCCGTGATCACCTTCTTCACGACCGGCCGCTACCGAAAACCGGGCGATGCCGCTTGGCGCGACGGAACCCCACACCCATACGGCAAGTGGGTTTTCGTGCGATCGAACGCCGCGCGGCTGGACGACCCGGCGGACCGGGAGCTGCTGACCCGAATGGCCGAGCGCAAGCTGGCCGACCCCAAGGCGCCCATCGACGATCTCGTCGCCGACCTCGGGCCGGCGGGCCGGTCCGTGTACAGGCTGCTCACCAACCGCGACCCGGCGCGCGTGCCGCGGCTGATCGCCGCGCTGCCAGCGCCGATCCGCCGCGAGATCGCGGCGCTCGACCTGTCGCGGCGCGAGCTGTCGGCCCTGGATGCGCCGGTCTATCTCGTGCACGGGCGCGACGACCGCATCATTCCCCACACCGAGAGCATCGCCCTCAAGGCTGCGCTGCCGGCGAACCGGGCGGAGTTGTATCTGGTGGACGACCTCGCGCACGTCGATCTGGGCTCGCCGGGCCCGGACGACGGGCTGGCCCTGGTTTCCCTTATCTATAACGTGCTGGGCGAGCGCGACCGGCTCGCGTCGCGGGACCGGGAAGATACCGGGCGGGACACCGCGAAAACGCCCGCCGTGGAGGGGCGGTAG
- a CDS encoding HPF/RaiA family ribosome-associated protein, giving the protein MAETDALQIPLDVAFQGMEATPHIDHQVRRQVKKLERFRQHITNVRAVVEAQHKSAHKAQLHIKLEISVPGKLIVAEREGRPHDAVERADVYGVIREAVDVAIRQLDAYISKHFHPEKPQASERKRATITYLDRERRVGQLETDAGETYDFDAEALPEGAFDSLHEGSAVTFEAVRVSVTEATRVHPVGEGA; this is encoded by the coding sequence ATGGCCGAGACCGATGCGCTTCAGATCCCGCTCGACGTGGCTTTTCAGGGGATGGAGGCGACGCCGCACATCGACCATCAGGTGCGGCGGCAGGTGAAGAAGCTGGAGCGGTTCCGCCAGCACATCACCAACGTCCGCGCCGTCGTGGAGGCGCAGCACAAGAGCGCGCACAAGGCGCAACTTCACATCAAGCTGGAAATCAGCGTCCCCGGCAAGCTGATCGTGGCCGAGCGCGAGGGCCGGCCGCACGACGCCGTCGAGCGCGCCGACGTCTACGGCGTCATTCGCGAGGCCGTCGACGTCGCCATCCGCCAGCTCGACGCCTACATCAGCAAGCATTTCCACCCGGAGAAGCCGCAGGCGAGCGAGCGCAAGCGCGCGACGATCACCTATCTGGACCGCGAGCGCCGCGTCGGGCAGCTGGAAACCGACGCGGGCGAAACCTACGACTTCGACGCCGAGGCGTTGCCCGAAGGGGCGTTCGACTCCCTTCACGAGGGCTCGGCCGTGACCTTCGAGGCCGTGCGCGTCAGCGTCACCGAGGCCACGCGCGTCCATCCGGTCGGCGAGGGCGCGTGA
- a CDS encoding helix-hairpin-helix domain-containing protein yields MFAWLVKQLCPCRAVEKAKSLAGGPEAPGEAAPGGEAPTERGADERGVPQALAPLLEINGIGPKTVQHLHDGGYTTVDAVRAADEDDLAAIEGVGRRAAITLKQGLAGGEGS; encoded by the coding sequence ATGTTCGCATGGTTGGTGAAACAGCTCTGCCCGTGCCGGGCGGTCGAGAAAGCCAAATCCCTGGCCGGCGGCCCGGAGGCGCCGGGTGAAGCCGCGCCCGGCGGCGAAGCGCCGACCGAACGCGGCGCGGACGAGCGTGGCGTACCGCAAGCTCTGGCGCCGCTGCTGGAGATCAACGGCATCGGGCCGAAAACCGTCCAGCACCTCCACGACGGCGGCTACACCACGGTCGACGCCGTGCGCGCGGCCGACGAGGACGATCTGGCCGCCATCGAGGGCGTAGGCCGCCGCGCCGCGATCACGCTCAAACAGGGGCTTGCCGGCGGCGAAGGGTCCTGA
- the clpX gene encoding ATP-dependent Clp protease ATP-binding subunit ClpX, giving the protein MSKSGDGQQQTLYCSFCGKSQHEVKKLIAGPAVFVCNECVELCAEIIHDETKQSISKADGGVPSPREIAQVLDEYVIGQDHAKRVLSVAVHNHYKRLAHASSENDVELAKSNIVLIGPTGSGKTLLAQTMARILDVPFAIADATTLTESGYVGDDVESIIQKLLQAADYNVERAQKGIIYVDEIDKITRKSDNPSTTRDVSGEGVQQALLKIMEGTVASVPPQGGRKHPQQEYLHVDTTNILFVCGGAFAGLEKIVADRGKSSSIGFGADVRAPEERQTGDILQELEPEDLLKFGLIPEFVGRVPVIATLHDLDKDALVDILTRPKNALVKQYQRLFEMENVELEFTDGALEAIAEKAIARGAGARGLRSIMENILLDPMYQLPGTEEIEQITITREVVDDGAEPVYAYQQKTASQGG; this is encoded by the coding sequence ATGAGCAAGTCCGGCGACGGTCAGCAACAGACACTGTACTGCTCCTTCTGCGGCAAGAGCCAGCACGAAGTGAAGAAGCTCATCGCCGGGCCGGCCGTCTTTGTCTGTAACGAGTGCGTGGAACTCTGCGCGGAGATCATCCACGACGAAACCAAGCAGAGCATTTCCAAGGCGGACGGCGGCGTGCCGAGCCCGCGAGAGATCGCGCAGGTGCTGGACGAGTACGTGATCGGCCAGGACCACGCCAAACGCGTGCTCTCGGTGGCGGTGCACAACCACTACAAGCGCCTCGCCCACGCGTCCAGCGAGAACGACGTGGAGCTGGCAAAGTCGAACATCGTGCTCATCGGGCCGACCGGCTCGGGCAAGACGCTGCTCGCGCAGACGATGGCGCGCATCCTGGATGTTCCCTTCGCCATCGCCGACGCCACGACGCTGACGGAATCCGGCTACGTCGGCGACGATGTCGAGTCGATCATCCAGAAGCTCCTGCAGGCGGCGGACTACAACGTCGAGCGGGCGCAGAAGGGAATCATCTACGTCGACGAGATCGACAAGATCACCCGCAAGTCGGACAACCCGTCGACGACGCGCGACGTGTCCGGCGAGGGTGTCCAGCAGGCCCTGCTGAAGATCATGGAGGGCACCGTGGCCTCGGTGCCGCCGCAGGGCGGGCGCAAGCACCCGCAGCAGGAGTACCTGCACGTCGACACGACGAACATCCTCTTCGTCTGCGGCGGTGCGTTCGCCGGGCTGGAGAAGATCGTCGCCGATCGCGGCAAATCCTCCTCCATCGGCTTCGGCGCCGACGTGCGCGCCCCCGAGGAGCGCCAGACCGGGGACATCCTCCAGGAGCTGGAGCCCGAGGATCTGCTCAAGTTCGGGCTGATCCCCGAGTTTGTCGGCCGTGTTCCGGTCATCGCGACGCTGCACGACCTGGACAAGGACGCGCTGGTCGACATTCTCACCCGGCCCAAGAACGCGCTCGTCAAGCAATACCAGCGTCTGTTCGAGATGGAGAACGTGGAGCTGGAGTTCACCGACGGCGCGCTGGAGGCCATCGCCGAGAAGGCGATCGCCCGCGGGGCCGGGGCGCGCGGGTTGCGCTCCATCATGGAGAACATCCTGCTGGACCCGATGTACCAGCTGCCCGGCACCGAAGAGATCGAGCAGATCACGATCACGCGCGAGGTCGTGGACGACGGGGCCGAGCCCGTCTACGCCTACCAGCAAAAGACCGCCAGCCAGGGCGGGTGA
- the hisI gene encoding phosphoribosyl-AMP cyclohydrolase: MPEPSPDLSDQAAAALADAVAFDANGLVPAVAQQHDTGEVLMLAWMNRAAVIATLTSGRATYYSRSRAKLWRKGDTSGNVQHVREVRLDCDGDTLLLLIDQIGPACHTGRPVCFFRTAAAEGWREIDGGPA, translated from the coding sequence ATGCCCGAGCCGTCCCCCGACCTGTCCGATCAGGCAGCCGCCGCCCTGGCCGACGCCGTGGCCTTCGACGCCAACGGCCTGGTGCCCGCCGTCGCCCAGCAGCACGACACCGGCGAGGTGCTGATGCTCGCCTGGATGAACCGCGCGGCCGTGATCGCCACGCTCACGAGCGGTCGCGCGACCTACTATTCGCGCTCGCGGGCCAAGCTGTGGCGCAAGGGCGACACCTCCGGCAACGTTCAGCACGTGCGCGAGGTGCGCCTGGACTGCGACGGCGACACCCTGCTGCTGCTGATCGACCAGATCGGCCCCGCCTGCCACACGGGCCGACCGGTGTGCTTCTTCCGCACCGCCGCCGCCGAGGGCTGGCGCGAGATCGACGGCGGCCCGGCCTGA
- a CDS encoding phosphoadenylyl-sulfate reductase — MEGALRLTAEDRAAQLDARAGHLSGSELIAAAADEFPGSLACVSAFGAESAGLLYLVAQVDPSIPIIFLETRKHFPETLMYRDRIAAKLGLTDVRSVKPEPADLEQPDPDGRLWARNPDKCCHLRKVLPLERALSGFDAWITGRKRFQSTTRAELPPVEAADGRVKINPLCDWGKDDVDRLFADTGLPRHPLVHEGYPSIGCLPCTRKPAEDEDERGGRWAGSNKTECGIHKVWWLQQQGGDAGDAI; from the coding sequence ATGGAGGGAGCCCTGCGGCTGACGGCCGAGGACCGCGCGGCCCAGCTGGACGCGCGCGCCGGCCACCTCTCGGGAAGCGAACTGATCGCCGCGGCGGCCGACGAGTTTCCGGGCAGCCTCGCCTGTGTGTCCGCCTTCGGCGCGGAGAGCGCGGGCCTGCTCTACCTGGTCGCCCAGGTGGACCCGTCGATCCCGATCATCTTTCTGGAAACGCGCAAGCACTTCCCGGAAACCCTGATGTACCGGGATCGCATCGCGGCAAAGCTCGGGCTGACCGACGTGCGCTCGGTCAAACCCGAGCCCGCCGACCTGGAACAGCCCGATCCGGACGGCCGCCTGTGGGCGCGCAATCCCGACAAGTGCTGCCACCTGCGCAAGGTGCTGCCGCTGGAACGCGCGCTCTCCGGCTTCGACGCCTGGATCACCGGGCGCAAGCGCTTCCAGAGCACCACGCGCGCCGAGCTGCCCCCCGTCGAGGCCGCCGACGGCCGCGTCAAGATCAACCCCCTGTGCGATTGGGGCAAGGACGACGTCGACCGCCTCTTCGCCGACACCGGGCTGCCCCGCCACCCCCTCGTCCACGAGGGCTACCCCTCGATCGGCTGCCTGCCGTGCACGCGCAAGCCCGCCGAGGACGAGGACGAGCGCGGCGGCCGCTGGGCCGGCAGCAACAAGACCGAGTGCGGCATCCACAAGGTCTGGTGGCTCCAGCAGCAGGGCGGCGACGCGGGCGACGCCATCTAG
- a CDS encoding cation diffusion facilitator family transporter, whose amino-acid sequence MAQPARHAIFGAVMGHDHDHAHAHAHGNGGGDRRRLALAAGLTAAFMGVEVVGGIVSGSLALLADAAHMLTDAASLGLALIAFRVTDRPADRRRTYGYHRFPVLAAFVNGLALLAIVGWIAVEAVHRLLAPTPVMGPAMAAIAAAGLVVNVAVFAILHGGSRENLNMRGAVLHVLGDLLGSVAALGAAGVILVTGWTPIDPILSLLVALLVLRSAWYLLRQAGHVLLEGAPGEIDPREVERVLGETVAGVRDVHHVHAWALSPERPMMSLHVTAAGDAEHDALAARVKAVLRERFGVDHATVQIEYGDACIDEAPATGHAGHAA is encoded by the coding sequence TTGGCGCAGCCCGCGCGGCACGCCATCTTCGGGGCCGTCATGGGGCACGATCACGACCACGCGCACGCGCACGCGCACGGCAACGGGGGCGGCGATCGGCGCCGGCTGGCGCTCGCGGCGGGGCTGACGGCGGCCTTCATGGGGGTGGAGGTCGTGGGCGGCATCGTCTCGGGATCGCTCGCCCTGCTCGCCGACGCGGCGCACATGCTGACGGACGCGGCCTCGCTGGGCCTCGCGCTGATCGCCTTCCGCGTCACCGACCGCCCCGCCGACCGGCGGCGGACCTACGGCTACCACCGCTTCCCCGTGCTGGCGGCGTTCGTGAACGGGCTGGCGCTGCTGGCGATCGTGGGCTGGATCGCGGTGGAGGCGGTCCACCGGCTGCTGGCGCCCACCCCGGTGATGGGGCCGGCGATGGCGGCGATCGCGGCGGCGGGGCTGGTGGTCAACGTCGCGGTTTTCGCCATTCTCCACGGCGGCAGCCGCGAGAACCTGAACATGCGCGGCGCCGTGCTGCACGTGCTAGGCGATCTGCTGGGCTCGGTGGCGGCGCTGGGGGCGGCCGGGGTGATCCTCGTCACCGGCTGGACGCCCATCGACCCCATCCTGTCGCTTCTGGTGGCACTGCTGGTGCTGCGCAGCGCTTGGTACCTGCTGCGTCAGGCGGGCCACGTGCTGCTGGAAGGCGCGCCCGGCGAGATCGATCCCCGCGAGGTCGAGCGCGTGCTGGGCGAAACCGTGGCGGGCGTGCGCGACGTGCACCACGTCCACGCCTGGGCGCTGTCGCCGGAACGCCCGATGATGAGCCTGCACGTCACCGCGGCCGGGGACGCCGAGCACGATGCCCTCGCCGCGCGCGTGAAGGCGGTGCTTCGCGAGCGCTTCGGCGTGGATCACGCCACGGTGCAGATCGAGTACGGCGATGCGTGCATCGACGAAGCACCCGCGACCGGCCACGCCGGGCACGCCGCCTGA
- a CDS encoding glutathione S-transferase family protein produces the protein MGKLIDGVWQEHTYKHDDRGRFVRWDSAFRDRVTADGSSGFPAEAGRYHLYVAYACPWAHRALIVRKLKGLENAISVDPVHWHMAWGGWPFTDDCPDTVNGARYLHEVYLKADPHFTGRVTVPTLWDRKTETIVNNESADLVRILNSEFDAVAQRPDLDLYPAELREEIEAVNARVYDTVNNGVYKAGFAKSQAAYDEAVDALFDTLDWLEDRLSGQRYVAGERFTEADVRLFTTLVRFDPVYVGHFKCNKYRLVDYPNLWAYTREIYQIPGVRETVRFDHIKNHYYVSHASVNPTQIVPKGPVIDFDEPHGRDRLSAA, from the coding sequence ATGGGCAAGCTGATCGACGGCGTGTGGCAGGAGCACACCTACAAACACGACGACCGGGGCCGCTTCGTGCGCTGGGACAGCGCCTTCCGCGACCGCGTCACGGCGGACGGGAGCAGCGGCTTCCCGGCCGAGGCCGGGCGCTACCACCTCTACGTCGCCTACGCCTGCCCTTGGGCGCACCGCGCGCTCATCGTGCGCAAGCTGAAGGGGCTGGAGAACGCGATCTCGGTGGACCCCGTGCACTGGCACATGGCCTGGGGCGGCTGGCCGTTCACGGACGACTGCCCGGACACGGTCAACGGCGCCCGCTACCTGCACGAGGTCTACCTCAAGGCCGATCCCCACTTCACCGGGCGCGTGACCGTGCCGACGCTGTGGGACCGCAAGACGGAAACGATCGTGAACAACGAGTCCGCCGACCTCGTGCGCATCCTCAACAGCGAATTCGACGCGGTGGCCCAGCGGCCGGACCTGGACCTCTACCCGGCGGAGCTGCGCGAGGAGATCGAGGCAGTGAACGCGCGCGTCTACGATACCGTCAACAACGGCGTCTACAAGGCCGGCTTCGCCAAGAGCCAAGCGGCGTACGACGAAGCCGTCGACGCGCTGTTCGACACGCTGGATTGGCTGGAGGACCGCCTTAGCGGCCAGCGCTACGTGGCGGGAGAGCGCTTCACGGAAGCTGACGTGCGCCTCTTCACCACGCTGGTGCGCTTCGACCCCGTCTACGTCGGCCACTTCAAGTGCAACAAATACCGGCTCGTGGACTACCCCAACCTCTGGGCCTACACGCGGGAAATCTACCAGATTCCCGGCGTGCGCGAGACGGTGCGCTTCGACCACATCAAGAACCACTACTACGTCTCGCACGCCTCGGTGAACCCGACCCAGATCGTGCCCAAGGGCCCGGTGATCGACTTCGACGAACCGCACGGCCGCGACCGGCTGTCGGCGGCTTGA
- the wrbA gene encoding NAD(P)H:quinone oxidoreductase codes for MAKVLILYYSSYGHVETMAGAVAEGVARVDGAQATIKRVPELVPEETQAKAGFKTDQAAPVLTDPNELADYDAIVVGTPTRFGNMASQMRNVWDQTGGLWFNGKLIGKVGSAFISTGSQHGGQETTLTSIHTTLMHHGMVVVGVPYSCPGLSRMDEITGGTPYGATTLAGGDGSRQPSDNELEIARFQGAHVAEIARKLHG; via the coding sequence ATGGCGAAGGTTCTGATCCTCTACTACTCCAGCTACGGCCACGTGGAGACGATGGCCGGGGCGGTCGCCGAGGGCGTGGCGCGCGTCGACGGCGCCCAGGCGACGATCAAGCGGGTGCCGGAGCTGGTGCCCGAAGAAACGCAGGCGAAGGCGGGATTCAAGACGGACCAGGCCGCGCCCGTGCTCACCGATCCCAACGAGTTGGCCGACTACGATGCCATCGTCGTCGGCACGCCCACGCGCTTCGGCAACATGGCGAGCCAGATGCGCAACGTCTGGGACCAGACGGGTGGGCTGTGGTTCAACGGCAAGCTCATCGGCAAGGTCGGCAGCGCCTTCATCTCCACCGGCTCGCAGCACGGCGGGCAGGAGACGACGCTGACCTCGATCCACACCACGCTGATGCACCACGGCATGGTGGTCGTGGGCGTGCCCTACAGCTGCCCCGGCCTCTCGCGCATGGACGAGATCACGGGCGGCACACCCTACGGCGCGACCACGCTCGCGGGTGGCGACGGCAGCCGCCAGCCCTCCGACAACGAGTTGGAGATCGCGCGCTTCCAGGGCGCGCACGTCGCCGAAATCGCGCGGAAGCTGCACGGCTGA
- a CDS encoding LysR family transcriptional regulator: protein MHLDHLAAMAVFARVVEVGSFSGAAESLGLSKSAVSKHVGRLEERLAVRLLNRTTRRLSLTEAGTAFYEPCRQLVADADAAEAAVSHLASAPRGTLRINVPMSFGQRHVAPALPDFMARYPELSVDLQLNDRTVDLVEEGYDMAVRIGELPDSSLLARRLAPLNRVVAAAPGYLDRAGRPAHPRELREHTCLLYSYLSSGREWRFRGPDGEVRVPVGGPLEANNGDALLAAAREGAGLVMLPTFLAGDDVRAGTLEAVLTDWTRKPGGAISAVFPPGRKLSPKVRVFVDFLAERFGPNPAWDRDLP, encoded by the coding sequence ATGCATCTGGATCATCTGGCCGCCATGGCGGTGTTCGCCCGCGTGGTGGAGGTGGGCAGCTTCTCCGGCGCGGCCGAAAGCCTGGGGCTGTCGAAATCGGCCGTGTCCAAGCATGTCGGGCGGCTGGAGGAGCGCCTGGCCGTGCGCCTGCTCAACCGCACCACGCGCCGCCTGTCGCTGACGGAAGCCGGGACGGCCTTCTACGAGCCGTGCCGCCAGCTCGTCGCCGATGCCGACGCGGCGGAAGCGGCTGTGAGCCACCTCGCCAGCGCGCCGCGCGGCACGCTGCGCATCAACGTGCCCATGTCCTTCGGCCAGCGGCACGTGGCCCCGGCGCTGCCGGATTTCATGGCGCGCTATCCGGAATTGAGCGTGGATCTGCAGCTCAACGACCGGACTGTGGACCTCGTGGAAGAGGGCTACGACATGGCCGTGCGCATCGGCGAGCTGCCGGATTCCAGCCTGCTCGCGCGCCGGCTGGCGCCGTTGAACCGCGTCGTCGCCGCCGCGCCCGGCTACCTGGACCGCGCCGGTCGCCCGGCACACCCGCGCGAGCTGCGCGAGCACACCTGCCTGCTCTACAGCTACCTCTCGTCGGGGCGCGAGTGGCGCTTCCGCGGGCCGGACGGGGAGGTGCGCGTGCCGGTCGGCGGGCCGCTCGAAGCCAACAACGGCGACGCGCTGCTGGCGGCGGCGCGCGAGGGCGCCGGGCTGGTCATGCTGCCGACCTTCCTGGCCGGCGACGACGTGCGCGCGGGCACGCTGGAGGCGGTGCTCACGGATTGGACGCGCAAACCCGGCGGGGCGATTTCCGCCGTGTTTCCGCCGGGGCGCAAGCTTTCGCCCAAGGTGCGGGTCTTCGTCGATTTCCTGGCCGAGCGCTTCGGGCCGAACCCCGCGTGGGACCGCGATCTGCCGTGA
- a CDS encoding GNAT family N-acetyltransferase, translating to MTNGTIVRERPEDGPVIDELVARSFGPERTRKTVYRLREGVPPVPELCFVVVGEDDAVHAAIRYWPVLIEATPAILLGPLAVQPEMRGQGMGRRLVQHSLDAARGHGHRICLVVGDPRYYRPYGFQLANPLGLILPGPVDPRRFQAAALVPGALQGVRGWVKRAAA from the coding sequence GTGACGAACGGGACGATCGTGCGGGAACGGCCCGAGGATGGGCCGGTGATCGACGAGCTGGTGGCGCGGAGCTTCGGGCCGGAGCGCACGCGCAAGACGGTCTACCGCCTGCGCGAGGGCGTCCCCCCGGTGCCCGAGTTGTGCTTCGTCGTCGTCGGGGAAGATGACGCGGTGCATGCGGCCATCCGCTACTGGCCGGTGTTGATCGAGGCAACGCCCGCCATCCTGCTCGGCCCGCTGGCCGTCCAGCCGGAGATGCGCGGGCAGGGCATGGGCCGCCGACTCGTCCAACACAGCCTGGACGCGGCGCGCGGCCACGGGCACCGCATCTGCCTCGTCGTCGGCGATCCGCGCTACTATCGCCCCTACGGTTTCCAGCTCGCCAACCCGCTCGGCCTCATCTTGCCCGGGCCCGTCGACCCGCGCCGCTTCCAGGCGGCGGCCCTGGTCCCCGGCGCGCTGCAAGGCGTGCGCGGCTGGGTGAAGCGAGCGGCCGCTTAA
- a CDS encoding TspO/MBR family protein, translated as MTATATQTAPARPGAAVQAGVLLLFLAICVGVEWSASVVTRPAVEGWYQALPKPAWTPPDIAFPIVWTILYVLMAVAAWLAWRAAPRLSHWPLAIFGVQLALNAAWSYVFFGFGWIAGGFVVILALALAIAATIVAFSRVSRTAAWLLVPYQLWVLYAATLNGGIVQLAA; from the coding sequence ATGACCGCGACCGCGACGCAAACCGCCCCCGCGCGCCCCGGCGCGGCCGTGCAGGCCGGGGTGCTGCTGCTCTTCCTGGCGATCTGCGTGGGCGTGGAGTGGTCGGCCAGCGTGGTGACGCGCCCGGCCGTCGAGGGCTGGTACCAGGCCCTGCCGAAGCCGGCGTGGACGCCGCCGGACATCGCCTTTCCGATCGTGTGGACGATCCTCTACGTGCTCATGGCGGTCGCGGCGTGGCTGGCCTGGCGGGCGGCGCCGCGCCTGTCGCACTGGCCGCTGGCGATCTTCGGCGTCCAGCTGGCGCTGAACGCGGCGTGGTCCTACGTCTTCTTCGGTTTCGGCTGGATCGCGGGCGGGTTCGTCGTGATCCTGGCGCTGGCCCTGGCGATCGCGGCCACGATCGTCGCGTTCTCGCGCGTTTCGCGCACGGCGGCGTGGCTGCTGGTGCCCTACCAGCTCTGGGTGCTCTACGCCGCCACGCTCAACGGCGGGATCGTTCAGTTGGCGGCGTAA